The following coding sequences are from one Leptospira mayottensis 200901116 window:
- a CDS encoding response regulator, with product MTIRGKLIIGFSIILTILFISVLFVVEMLSDSNERLKRIVDLSAKKVSLSHEILIDVLEASRHEKNIIIERDYIKKLYYKDRLYKAIDLADQKTIELEMYTGKDGSKALDDFKSLWATYKSDVAQIVFFALKNNENRAFEISIQKGLTIRDSIIKTLDYLVKKSEKEIQTDKQENEKRYYFTLLFLVLLILTSFLIEIAISYWIIRTISLRIQFIAKKAERIANREFSDNLLVDFANDELRAVYESLSRIRESFKEITDSANNVASGNYLIDFVPKSEKDVLGNSLRTMTSSLRKKTQENEKHNWIMSGQNLLNEKLRGDKAESVLSNDVIIFLSDYLKANVGAIYLCDDQEYSLSIFGRYGFTSTDRSFEKFILNEGLIGQAAADQKQILLTNVKEESIRILSAVIDTKPKEILIVPFMFEGKTEGVIELGKLDSFSPSEIEFVSAAVQSIGISFNSSRVRRRVQELLEQTRIQSEELQTQQEELKQMNEELEEQTQILRQQQEELKVSNEELEEQTRILEMKNRELELAKNDIEQKTKQLELSGKYKSEFLANMSHELRTPLNSLLILSKDLADNKKKNLDEDQVESANIIYKSGHDLLVLINEVLDLSKIESGKMSINLEKVELKTLIKDLISGFKFQATEKKLDLDLIYYDDLPEKIRTDPQRLDQILKNLISNALKFTERGGIQLEVKRQNSNEILFSVIDSGIGIPEEKYSAIFEAFQQVDGSTSRKYGGTGLGLSISRELARLLGGEIHLKSKVNEGSTFSLLLPIEGKRNETSISKEETRVVTNFEAFTKQDQNEFVNYPALKDDRNEIAEGDKILLIVEDDLKFASILLKQANEKGFKCISAATGEDGLVLARKHKPHAILLDLDLPGINGHTVLNELKADQSVRHIPVHIISAKEYSLELIRDGAVEYIKKPVNKKQLDDAFNRIEYFISRKMKNLLIIESDENSRATTRKLIGNEDVKCFEAGSGKEALLVYSNNHFDCIVLDIGLPDMSGFDLIREIEKVKEKQIPPIIIYTGRELTKEESKELQEYSESIIIKGIKSEERLLDETALFLHRMINNLPESKQNIINNLYDKDAVLFQKRIMLVDDDMRNVFALSKILSEKGMEVLKAENGNNALELLSKSENIDMILMDIMMPEMDGYEAMRRIRANLKYKDIVIIALTAKAMNDDRQKCIDAGANDYVSKPVDVERLFSLMRVWLSR from the coding sequence ATGACCATTCGAGGAAAACTGATCATCGGATTTTCTATTATTTTAACGATATTGTTTATCAGCGTTTTATTCGTTGTTGAGATGCTTTCTGATTCAAATGAGAGGTTGAAACGTATCGTGGATTTATCCGCAAAAAAAGTAAGTCTGTCTCACGAGATTTTAATCGATGTTTTGGAGGCGTCGCGTCACGAAAAAAATATCATCATAGAAAGAGATTATATAAAGAAGCTTTATTATAAGGATCGGCTTTATAAGGCGATAGATTTGGCCGATCAAAAAACGATTGAGTTGGAGATGTACACCGGTAAGGACGGATCAAAGGCACTTGATGATTTTAAGTCTTTGTGGGCCACATATAAATCCGATGTGGCTCAAATTGTGTTTTTCGCTTTGAAAAATAACGAAAATAGGGCATTTGAAATTTCCATTCAAAAAGGTCTTACTATACGAGACTCTATTATAAAAACGTTGGATTATCTTGTAAAAAAAAGTGAGAAAGAAATCCAAACGGATAAGCAGGAAAACGAGAAAAGATATTATTTTACGCTTCTTTTTTTAGTTCTGTTGATTCTGACGAGTTTTCTCATCGAGATTGCAATTTCTTATTGGATTATAAGAACGATTAGTCTAAGGATTCAATTTATTGCGAAGAAAGCGGAAAGGATCGCCAACCGGGAATTTTCGGATAATCTACTAGTGGACTTCGCAAATGACGAACTCCGAGCTGTGTACGAATCCTTAAGTAGGATTCGCGAAAGTTTCAAGGAGATAACAGATAGCGCGAATAACGTAGCTTCCGGAAATTATCTCATAGATTTTGTACCGAAATCGGAGAAGGACGTTTTGGGAAATTCTTTACGTACAATGACTTCCTCTCTCCGAAAAAAGACCCAAGAAAATGAAAAGCATAATTGGATAATGAGCGGTCAAAATCTTCTCAATGAAAAATTAAGAGGTGATAAGGCAGAGTCGGTTCTTTCAAACGATGTCATCATTTTTTTATCCGATTATTTAAAGGCTAACGTGGGTGCGATCTATCTTTGTGACGACCAGGAATATTCCTTATCGATTTTCGGAAGATATGGTTTTACCTCTACCGATCGTTCTTTCGAAAAGTTTATTTTGAATGAAGGTTTGATTGGTCAGGCGGCAGCTGACCAAAAACAGATTCTTTTAACGAATGTAAAGGAGGAATCAATTCGTATCTTATCCGCTGTAATCGACACAAAACCGAAAGAAATTTTGATCGTACCGTTTATGTTCGAAGGAAAAACGGAAGGTGTGATCGAACTAGGGAAGCTTGATTCCTTTTCGCCTTCCGAAATCGAATTTGTCAGTGCGGCCGTCCAGAGTATAGGAATTAGTTTCAATTCTTCCAGAGTGAGAAGGCGTGTTCAAGAACTTCTGGAGCAAACTCGGATTCAGAGTGAGGAACTTCAGACTCAACAGGAAGAACTAAAACAGATGAACGAGGAATTGGAGGAGCAGACGCAGATTTTAAGGCAACAGCAGGAAGAGTTAAAGGTTTCTAACGAAGAATTGGAAGAACAGACTCGAATTTTAGAAATGAAGAATAGGGAACTGGAATTAGCAAAAAATGATATTGAGCAAAAAACGAAACAGCTGGAACTTTCTGGGAAATACAAATCCGAATTTTTGGCGAACATGTCCCACGAATTGCGAACTCCTTTAAACAGTCTATTGATTCTTTCTAAAGACCTTGCAGACAATAAAAAGAAAAATCTGGACGAGGATCAGGTAGAAAGCGCGAACATCATTTATAAAAGCGGGCATGACCTTCTAGTTTTGATAAACGAAGTGCTGGATTTATCCAAAATAGAATCGGGTAAAATGTCAATTAACTTGGAAAAAGTCGAACTCAAGACGCTTATAAAAGATCTTATAAGTGGATTTAAGTTCCAAGCAACGGAAAAGAAACTAGATCTGGATCTGATTTATTACGATGATTTGCCGGAAAAGATCCGCACTGATCCTCAGCGATTGGATCAAATTTTGAAAAATTTAATCTCGAACGCGTTAAAATTTACGGAACGGGGAGGGATTCAATTAGAAGTCAAAAGACAAAATTCGAATGAAATTCTTTTTTCGGTAATCGATTCAGGAATTGGAATCCCGGAGGAAAAATATTCAGCGATCTTTGAAGCGTTTCAACAGGTGGACGGAAGTACTAGTAGAAAGTACGGGGGGACCGGGCTCGGTTTATCGATTTCCAGAGAACTTGCCAGGTTATTGGGAGGAGAAATTCATCTCAAAAGTAAAGTGAACGAAGGCTCAACATTCTCCTTATTACTTCCGATTGAGGGCAAAAGGAATGAGACTTCGATTTCAAAAGAAGAAACAAGAGTTGTTACCAACTTCGAAGCCTTTACAAAGCAAGATCAAAACGAATTCGTAAATTATCCCGCTTTGAAGGACGATAGAAATGAAATTGCTGAAGGAGATAAAATTCTTTTGATCGTCGAAGACGACTTAAAATTTGCATCAATTCTGCTTAAACAAGCCAACGAAAAAGGATTCAAGTGTATTTCCGCAGCGACTGGAGAAGATGGGTTGGTTCTGGCCCGAAAGCACAAACCGCACGCGATTCTTTTGGATCTGGATCTACCCGGAATTAATGGACATACTGTATTGAATGAATTAAAAGCGGATCAGTCGGTTAGGCATATTCCCGTTCACATAATTTCTGCAAAGGAATATTCTCTCGAACTCATTCGGGACGGAGCGGTAGAGTATATTAAGAAACCTGTAAATAAGAAACAGTTGGACGACGCTTTCAATCGCATCGAATATTTTATTAGCAGAAAGATGAAAAATCTTTTGATCATTGAAAGTGACGAAAATTCGAGAGCTACGACGCGAAAATTGATCGGAAACGAAGATGTGAAGTGTTTCGAAGCCGGTTCCGGTAAAGAAGCATTATTAGTTTATAGTAACAATCATTTCGATTGTATCGTTTTGGACATTGGCCTTCCTGATATGAGTGGTTTTGATTTGATACGCGAGATCGAAAAGGTCAAAGAAAAGCAGATTCCTCCGATCATCATTTATACCGGCAGGGAACTTACGAAAGAGGAAAGCAAGGAACTCCAGGAGTATTCGGAAAGTATTATCATAAAAGGAATCAAATCCGAGGAAAGACTATTGGACGAAACCGCTTTGTTTCTCCATAGAATGATCAACAATCTTCCTGAATCGAAACAGAATATTATAAATAATTTATATGATAAAGACGCTGTTTTGTTTCAAAAGAGAATTATGCTGGTCGACGACGATATGAGAAACGTTTTTGCGTTATCAAAAATACTGAGCGAAAAGGGGATGGAAGTCTTAAAAGCTGAAAACGGAAATAACGCTTTGGAACTACTTTCCAAAAGTGAGAATATTGATATGATTCTTATGGATATTATGATGCCGGAGATGGACGGATACGAGGCGATGAGGAGGATCCGCGCAAATTTAAAGTATAAAGATATTGTTATTATCGCTCTTACGGCGAAGGCAATGAATGATGATCGACAAAAGTGTATCGATGCAGGTGCGAATGATTACGTCTCTAAGCCAGTCGATGTGGAGCGATTGTTTTCTTTGATGAGGGTTTGGTTAAGTAGATAG
- a CDS encoding sensor histidine kinase has translation MKLKPKILIVDDKPENLIALEVVLKNLDVELVKALSGNDALKAILHHEFALALLDIQMPEMDGYELAGIIREESKTAHLPFIFISAVYTDNLNVFKGYEKGAFSFITKPFQPEILINKVQFFIDKYIQDITLRELNESLKQKNLELEYSNRELDAFCYSVSHDLKAPLRGIRGYTKILKEDYKEKLDEEGERILGLVIENSLKMSSLIDSLLLLSKLGKKDMRKNPINMSELVNRILEEFQEDLKKGKLELEVKNLPPIMGDAELLKQVLINLISNAIKYSSKKENPKVEIGSLEEEREITYYVKDNGAGFSMQYVNKLFGVFQRLHENSEFEGIGIGLAIVQRIVLRHGGRVWAEGEVDQGATFYFALPR, from the coding sequence ATGAAATTAAAACCGAAAATATTGATTGTAGACGATAAGCCTGAAAACTTGATCGCCTTGGAAGTTGTGCTTAAGAATTTGGATGTAGAACTTGTCAAAGCTCTTAGTGGAAACGATGCTCTGAAGGCGATTTTACATCATGAGTTTGCTTTGGCTTTGTTGGATATACAAATGCCAGAGATGGACGGATACGAACTGGCAGGTATCATAAGGGAAGAAAGTAAAACCGCGCACTTACCGTTCATTTTTATTTCCGCGGTTTATACGGACAACCTGAACGTATTTAAGGGTTATGAAAAAGGGGCGTTTAGTTTTATCACAAAGCCATTTCAACCTGAGATTTTGATCAATAAGGTTCAATTCTTTATAGATAAATATATTCAGGATATTACGTTGCGCGAGTTGAACGAAAGTCTCAAGCAGAAAAATTTAGAATTAGAGTATTCGAACCGAGAGTTGGATGCTTTTTGTTATTCGGTTTCCCACGATTTAAAGGCTCCTCTGCGCGGGATAAGGGGCTACACGAAAATATTAAAAGAAGATTATAAGGAAAAGTTAGACGAAGAGGGAGAAAGGATACTAGGATTAGTCATCGAAAACTCCCTGAAAATGAGTAGTTTAATTGATAGCCTTTTACTTTTATCCAAGTTGGGAAAAAAGGATATGAGGAAAAATCCGATCAATATGAGCGAATTGGTGAATAGGATTTTGGAGGAATTTCAGGAGGATTTAAAAAAGGGAAAGTTGGAATTGGAAGTGAAGAATCTTCCTCCCATTATGGGTGACGCGGAATTGTTAAAACAAGTTTTGATCAATCTCATATCCAATGCGATCAAGTATTCCTCTAAAAAGGAAAATCCGAAAGTTGAAATCGGAAGTTTGGAGGAAGAAAGGGAAATTACATATTATGTAAAAGACAACGGTGCTGGTTTTAGCATGCAGTATGTGAACAAACTCTTCGGAGTATTTCAGAGATTACATGAAAATAGTGAATTCGAAGGAATAGGGATTGGACTCGCAATCGTTCAAAGAATCGTATTACGTCACGGAGGTAGAGTCTGGGCGGAGGGAGAAGTGGATCAGGGAGCCACGTTTTATTTTGCTTTACCAAGATAA
- a CDS encoding helix-turn-helix transcriptional regulator codes for MLRKKRGIKQYDMARALGVSPSYLSKIETGSQDPTEKFKQSCVKYLKTTLERLFNEQPVEDVYPEFTEGLTNRLWAKRRELGIKQYDMAKKLKVSTPFLSKVELGLLEPPEDFKNMASKALKMKKEELFLQKVEY; via the coding sequence ATGCTCCGTAAAAAACGGGGAATAAAACAATACGATATGGCGAGAGCACTCGGAGTTTCTCCAAGTTACCTTTCAAAAATCGAAACCGGAAGCCAGGATCCTACTGAAAAATTCAAACAATCCTGCGTTAAATATTTGAAAACCACTCTTGAAAGATTGTTTAACGAGCAGCCCGTTGAGGATGTTTATCCTGAATTTACGGAAGGGCTCACCAATAGACTCTGGGCAAAACGTAGGGAATTGGGAATCAAACAATACGATATGGCCAAAAAACTAAAGGTCTCCACTCCTTTTCTTTCTAAGGTAGAACTCGGACTTTTAGAACCGCCGGAAGATTTTAAAAATATGGCGTCTAAAGCCTTAAAAATGAAAAAGGAAGAGCTATTTCTTCAAAAAGTTGAATATTAG